Proteins from a single region of Equus asinus isolate D_3611 breed Donkey chromosome 17, EquAss-T2T_v2, whole genome shotgun sequence:
- the LOC139040855 gene encoding LOW QUALITY PROTEIN: putative olfactory receptor 5AK3 (The sequence of the model RefSeq protein was modified relative to this genomic sequence to represent the inferred CDS: inserted 1 base in 1 codon), producing MTQGNITEVTEFCLLGFGAKHKLQYVLFIVFLVIYMISMVGNVGMILLVKTDSRLQTPMYFFLQHXAFVDICYTSAITPKMLKNFTVENESISFGGCVIQLLVYATFATSECYLLAAMSVDRYVAICNPLRYPIVMSQRICIQVVVSSYVMSSINASVHTGFTFSLSFCKSNTINHFFCDVPPNLTLSCSNIDINVMLLVVFVGFNLMFTVLIVIFSYVYITVAILKMPSTAGRKKAFSTCASHLTAVTIFYGTLSYMYLQPHSNNSQDNMKVASIFYGIVIPMLNPLIYSLRNKEVKEALKVTGRKFF from the exons ATGACACAAGGAAATATCACTGAAGTGACTGAATTCTGTCTTCTTGGATTTGGTGCCAAACACAAGTTGCAGTATGTCCTCTTCATCGTGTTTCTAGTGATCTATATGATCTCCATGGTGGGTAATGTTGGAATGATCCTACTCGTCAAAACAGATTCCAGACTTCAaacacccatgtactttttcctacAAC TGGCTTTTGTTGATATCTGTTACACTTCTGCTATCACTCCCAAGATGCTGAAAAATTTCACAGTAGAAAATGAATCAATATCTTTTGGGGGCTGTGTCATACAATTATTGGTTTATGCAACATTTGCAACCAGTGAATGTTACCTCTTGGCCGCTATGTCTGTGGACCGTTATGTAGCCATCTGTAACCCACTTCGCTACCCTATAGTCATGTCTCAAAGAATCTGCATCCAGGTGGTAGTTAGTTCATATGTCatgagctcaataaatgcttctgTACACACAGGTTTTACATTTTCATTGTCCTTCTGCAAGTCCAATACCAtcaatcactttttctgtgatgttCCTCCAAATCTCACCCTTTCATGCTCCAACATTGACATTAACGTCATGCTACTTGTTGTCTTTGTGGGATTTAACTTGATGTTCACAGTGTTGATCGTCATCTTTTCCTACGTATATATCACGGTCGCCATCCTAAAGATGCCTTCTACAGCAGGGAGGAAAAAAGCCTTCTCCACGTGTGCGTCCCACCTGACAGCAGTCACGATTTTCTATGGAACCCTGTCATATATGTACTTACAGCCTCATTCTAATAATTCCCAGGACAATATGAAAGTGGCCTCCATATTTTATGGCATTGTGATTCCCATGTTGAACCCCCTGATCTATAGTTTGCGAAATAAAGAGGTAAAAGAAGCTCTAAAAGTGACTGGGAGAAAATTCTTCTAG